Proteins encoded within one genomic window of Bos indicus x Bos taurus breed Angus x Brahman F1 hybrid chromosome 18, Bos_hybrid_MaternalHap_v2.0, whole genome shotgun sequence:
- the CSNK2A2 gene encoding casein kinase II subunit alpha' isoform X1 yields MPGPAAGSRARVYAEVNSLRSREYWDYEAHVPSWGNQDDYQLVRKLGRGKYSEVFEAINITNNERVVVKILKPVKKKKIKREVKILENLRGGTNIIKLIDTVKDPVSKTPALVFEYINNTDFKQLYQILTDFDIRFYMYELLKALDYCHSKGIMHRDVKPHNVMIDHQQKKLRLIDWGLAEFYHPAQEYNVRVASRYFKGPELLVDYQMYDYSLDMWSLGCMLASMIFRKEPFFHGQDNYDQLVRIAKVLGTDELYGYLKKYHIDLDPHFNDILGQHSRKRWENFIHSENRHLVSPEALDLLDKLLRYDHQQRLTAKEAMEHPYFYPVVKEQSQPCADNAVLSSGLTAAR; encoded by the exons ATGCCCGGCCCGGCCGCGGGCAGCAGGGCCCGGGTCTACGCGGAGGTGAACAGCCTGAGGAGCCGCGAGTACTGGGACTATGAAGCTCACGTCCCGAGCTGGGG TAATCAAGATGATTACCAGCTGGTTCGGAAACTTGGTCGAGGAAAGTATAGTGAAGTATTTGAGGCTATTAACATCACCAACAACGAGAGAGTGGTGGTAAAAATTCTCAAG ccagtgaagaaaaagaagataaaacgAGAGGTTAAGATTCTGGAGAACCTTCGTGGTGGAACAAATATCATTAAGCTGATTGACACTGTGAAGGACCCTGTG TCAAAGACACCAGCTTTGGTATTTGAATATATCAATAATACAGATTTTAAG CAACTGTACCAGATCCTGACAGACTTTGATATCCGGTTTTATATGTATGAACTACTTAAA GCTCTGGATTACTGCCACAGCAAGGGAATCATGCACAGGGATGTGAAACCTCACAATGTCATGATAGATCACCAGCAGAAAAAG CTGCGACTGATAGACTGGGGTCTGGCAGAATTCTATCATCCCGCCCAGGAGTACAATGTCCGAGTGGCCTCCAGGTACTTCAAGGGACCAGAGCTCCTTGTGGACTATCAG ATGTATGATTATAGCTTGGATATGTGGAGTTTGGGCTGTATGTTAGCAAGCATGATCTTTCGAAAGGAGCCCTTCTTTCATGGACAGGATAACTATGACCAG CTTGTTCGCATTGCCAAGGTTCTGGGTACAGATGAGCTGTATGGGTATCTGAAGAAGTATCACATAGACCTAGATCCGCACTTCAACGATATTCTGGGACA ACATTCACGGAAACGCTGGGAAAATTTTATCCATAGTGAGAACAGACACCTCGTCAGCCCTGAGGCCCTGGATCTTCTGGACAAACTTCTGCGATATGACCATCAACAGAGACTGACTGCCAAAGAGGCCATGGAGCACCCGTACTTCT ACCCTGTGGTGAAGGAGCAGTCCCAGCCTTGTGCAGATAACGCTGTACTTTCCAGTGGTCTCACGGCAGCCCGATGA
- the CSNK2A2 gene encoding casein kinase II subunit alpha' isoform X2, producing the protein MPGPAAGSRARVYAEVNSLRSREYWDYEAHVPSWGNQDDYQLVRKLGRGKYSEVFEAINITNNERVVVKILKPVKKKKIKREVKILENLRGGTNIIKLIDTVKDPVSKTPALVFEYINNTDFKQLYQILTDFDIRFYMYELLKLRLIDWGLAEFYHPAQEYNVRVASRYFKGPELLVDYQMYDYSLDMWSLGCMLASMIFRKEPFFHGQDNYDQLVRIAKVLGTDELYGYLKKYHIDLDPHFNDILGQHSRKRWENFIHSENRHLVSPEALDLLDKLLRYDHQQRLTAKEAMEHPYFYPVVKEQSQPCADNAVLSSGLTAAR; encoded by the exons ATGCCCGGCCCGGCCGCGGGCAGCAGGGCCCGGGTCTACGCGGAGGTGAACAGCCTGAGGAGCCGCGAGTACTGGGACTATGAAGCTCACGTCCCGAGCTGGGG TAATCAAGATGATTACCAGCTGGTTCGGAAACTTGGTCGAGGAAAGTATAGTGAAGTATTTGAGGCTATTAACATCACCAACAACGAGAGAGTGGTGGTAAAAATTCTCAAG ccagtgaagaaaaagaagataaaacgAGAGGTTAAGATTCTGGAGAACCTTCGTGGTGGAACAAATATCATTAAGCTGATTGACACTGTGAAGGACCCTGTG TCAAAGACACCAGCTTTGGTATTTGAATATATCAATAATACAGATTTTAAG CAACTGTACCAGATCCTGACAGACTTTGATATCCGGTTTTATATGTATGAACTACTTAAA CTGCGACTGATAGACTGGGGTCTGGCAGAATTCTATCATCCCGCCCAGGAGTACAATGTCCGAGTGGCCTCCAGGTACTTCAAGGGACCAGAGCTCCTTGTGGACTATCAG ATGTATGATTATAGCTTGGATATGTGGAGTTTGGGCTGTATGTTAGCAAGCATGATCTTTCGAAAGGAGCCCTTCTTTCATGGACAGGATAACTATGACCAG CTTGTTCGCATTGCCAAGGTTCTGGGTACAGATGAGCTGTATGGGTATCTGAAGAAGTATCACATAGACCTAGATCCGCACTTCAACGATATTCTGGGACA ACATTCACGGAAACGCTGGGAAAATTTTATCCATAGTGAGAACAGACACCTCGTCAGCCCTGAGGCCCTGGATCTTCTGGACAAACTTCTGCGATATGACCATCAACAGAGACTGACTGCCAAAGAGGCCATGGAGCACCCGTACTTCT ACCCTGTGGTGAAGGAGCAGTCCCAGCCTTGTGCAGATAACGCTGTACTTTCCAGTGGTCTCACGGCAGCCCGATGA